In Marasmius oreades isolate 03SP1 chromosome 3, whole genome shotgun sequence, a single window of DNA contains:
- the ABCE2 gene encoding ABC transporter E member 2 (BUSCO:EOG09261127), producing MTDKITRIAIVDSNRCKPKRCAQECKKSCPVVRMGKLCIEVKPTDKIAFISEVLCIGCGICVKKCPFEAIAIINLPTNLETQVTHRYTANSFKLHRLPTPRPGQVLGLVGTNGIGKSTALKILAGKLKPNLGRYDDPPDWQEILKYFRGSELQNYFTKVLEDNLKALIKPQYVDHIPRAIKGEMMVSQMLDSKLELDNKQKLCDELELNNVLTRDVSQLSGGELQRFAIAMTCIQKADVYMFDEPSSYLDIKQRLKAAEVIRSLLNPDCYVVAVEHDLSVLDYLSDFICCLYGKPSMYGVVTMPASVREGINIFLDGFIPTENLRFREESLSFKMAETAEEAVADVTRHYSYPAMTKTLGGFKLTVEEGSFTDSEIIVMLGENGTGKTTFIRLLAGEAPDLEADRQTLSVSLKPQTISPKFPGTVRMLLLKRIRQAFMHPQFQGDVLKPMNLDAIMDQEVKTLSGGELQRVAITLALGMPNVSIYLLDEPSSFLDSEQRIIASKVIKRFILHAKKTAFVIEHDFIMATYLADRVIVFEGMPAIAATATPPQGLLTGMNRFLASLEITFRRDPTNFRPRVNKLNSVKDKEQKGEVSYLFRADAC from the exons ATGACGGACAAAATTACTCGTATTGCGATTGTTGACTCTAATCGATGTAAACCTAAGAGGTGTGCTCAAGAATGTAAAAAA TCATGCCCTGTCGTGAGGATGG GAAAGTTGTGTATAGAAGTCAAACCTACAGACAAGATCGCTTTCATATCTGAGGTTCTGTGTATTGGTTGTGGTATCTGTGTTAAAAA GTGTCCATTTGAAGCTATCGCCATTATCAACTTGCCAACAAATCTAGAGACGCAAGTCACCCATCGTTATACTGCTAATTCCTTTAAACTCCATCGTTTACCGACACCGAGACCTGGACAAGTTCTGGGACTTGTAGGAACCAACGGTATTGGGAAGAGTACCGCTTTAAAAATTCTTGCCGGAAAATTGAAGCCTAATCTCGGGCGTTATGAT GATCCACCTGACTGGCAGGAAATTTTGAAGTACTTCCGTGGTTCCGAACTTCAAAACTACTTCACAAAAGTTCTTGAGGACAATTTAAAAGCCCTCATCAAGCCCCAATATGTCGACCACATCCCTCGCGCCATCAAAGGAGAAATGATGGTTTCACAGATGTTAGACTCAAAACTAGAGCTTGATAACAAGCAGAAGCTGTGCGATGAATTGGAACTGAACAATGTTCTGACGCGAGATGTGTCGCAGTTATCTGGTGGGGAATTGCAACGGTTTGCCATCGCGATGACCTGCATCCAGAAAGCCGATGT TTATATGTTTGACGAGCCTTCCAGTTATTTGGACATCAAACAGCGACTGAAAGCAGCCGAGGTTATTCGCTCCCTCCTCAATCCCGACTGCTACGTGGTCGCTGTTGAACACGATTTGTCCGTTCTGGATTATCTTTCGGATTTTATATGTTGTCTGTACGGCAAGCCCTCCATGTACGGAGTAGTGACCATGCCTGCATCGGTCAGAGAAG GTATTAATATCTTTTTGGACGGTTTCATTCCGACCGAGAACTTGCGTTTCCGTGAAGAATCTCTTTCATTCAAGATGGCCGAAACTGCAGAGGAAGCTGTTGCGGACGTTACTCGTCATTATTCTTACCCAGCCATGACGAAGACGCTTGGTGGGTTCAAACTTACGGTGGAGGAAGGAAGCTTCACCGACTCTGAGATTATTGTCATGTTGGGCGAGAATGGTACCGGAAAGACGACCTTTATCCGACTTCTTGCTGGTGAAGCTCCCGATCTTGAAGCGGACAGGCAAACCTTATCTGTCTCGCTGAAACCTCAGACAATCTCGCCCAAATTCCCAGGCACTGTTCGGATGTTGTTATTGAAGAGGATCAGGCAGGCATTCATGCACCCGCAGTTCCAAGGAGACGTGCTGAAGCCGATGAATCTCGACGCCATCATGGACCAAGAAGTGAAGACCTTGTCTGGAGGAGAATTGCAACGAGTTGCTATCACCCTAGCATTGG GCATGCCGAATGTCTCTATCTACTTGCTTGATGAGCCCAGCAG TTTCCTTGACTCCGAGCAACGTATTATCGCCAGTAAAGTCATCAAAAG ATTTATTCTACACGCAAAGAAGACTGCGTTTGTCATCGAACACGACTTCATTATGGCTACCTATCTTGCTGATCGGGTCATCGTATTCGAGGGCATGCCTGCGATAGCGGCCACAGCTACCCC ACCTCAAGGTTTACTCACGGGCATGAACCGATTCTTGGCTTCACTCGAAATCACATTCAGACGTGATCCGACGAACTTCCGGCCTCGGGTGAACAAGTTGAATAGTGTGAAGGATAAAGAACAGAAGGGTGAGGTTTCGTACCTATTCAGAGCCGATGCTTGTTAA
- the PIN4 gene encoding Peptidyl-prolyl cis-trans isomerase pin4 — MAKKAATTEKKLNNKKPDDKKGKSGGNEDESGSKGGKLKAATAVNVRHILCEKHSKAMEALQKLQEGQSFNKVAQEYSEDKAKAGGSLGWMTRGSMVGPFQDAAFALTPSTVDKPIISPLVKTNFGYHIIMVEGRR; from the exons ATGGCTAAGAAAGCTGCTACAACCGAAAAGAAATTAAACAACAAGAAGCCGGACGACAAGAAAGGGAAATCTGGTGGAAATGAAGACGAGTCTGGTTCTAAA GGAGGAAAGCTGAAGGCAGCCACCGCAGTCAACGTTCGCCATATCCTCTGCGAGAAACACTCAAAAGCTATGGAAGCGCTACAGAAGCTTCAG GAGGGTCAATCTTTCAACAAGGTTGCGCAGGAATACTCTGAGGATAAAGCTAAAG CTGGTGGAAGCCTTGGATGGATGACCAGAGGTAGTATG GTGGGTCCATTTCAAGACGCAGCCTTTGCTCTCACTCCTTCCACTGTCGACAAACCAATTATCTCGCCGCTAGTCAAAACCAATTTTGGTTACCATATTATCATGGTCGAAGGTCGACGGTGA
- the PIN4 gene encoding Peptidyl-prolyl cis-trans isomerase pin4, variant 2, which produces MAKKAATTEKKLNNKKPDDKKGKSGGNEDESGSKGGKLKAATAVNVRHILCEKHSKAMEALQKLQEGQSFNKVAQEYSEDKAKGPLIAAHISCIESLCCSCQLVEALDG; this is translated from the exons ATGGCTAAGAAAGCTGCTACAACCGAAAAGAAATTAAACAACAAGAAGCCGGACGACAAGAAAGGGAAATCTGGTGGAAATGAAGACGAGTCTGGTTCTAAA GGAGGAAAGCTGAAGGCAGCCACCGCAGTCAACGTTCGCCATATCCTCTGCGAGAAACACTCAAAAGCTATGGAAGCGCTACAGAAGCTTCAG GAGGGTCAATCTTTCAACAAGGTTGCGCAGGAATACTCTGAGGATAAAGCTAAAGGTCCGTTAATCGCAGCTCATATTTCATGCATAGAATCATTGTGCTGCTCCTGCCAGCTGGTGGAAGCCTTGGATGGATGA
- the EGD1 gene encoding Nascent polypeptide-associated complex subunit beta (BUSCO:EOG092653SU), with translation MDPAKLAKLQAQAAGNRIGGKGTVRRKVVRKSKPASAQDDKKLQGALKKLNVQPIPGVEEVNMFREDGNVLHFTAPKVHAAIPANTFAIYGVGHVKELTELVPGILNQLGPDSLASLRKLAESYQAIQQSQQRPPNAATAQEDDDDDVPDLVENFDVEADQKVAGLD, from the exons ATGGATCCAGCAAAATTGGCCAAGCTCCAGGCTCAGGCGGCAGGCAACAGGATTG GCGGCAAGGGAACCGTACGCAGGAAAGTCGTGCGGAAATCAAAGCCCGCGTCGGCTCAAGACGATAAAAAGTTGCAAGGGGCCCTTAAGAAGTTGAATGTACAACCGATTCCCGGGGTTGAGGAGGTTAACATGTTCAGAGAGGACGGCAATGTGTTACATTTCACAGCACCAAAAG TCCATGCCGCAATACCGGCTAACACATTCGCCATCTACGGGGTCGGTCATGTGAAGGAACTTACAGAGCTTGTTCCCGGAATCCTTAACCAGCTTGGTCCCGATTCTCTCGCATCGCTCCGAAAGCTGGCAGAGTCGTACCAAGCGATTCAACAGAGTCAGCAACGCCCGCCGAATGCGGCCACTGCtcaagaggatgatgatgatgacgtcCCTGATCTCGTTGAAAACTTTGATGTGGAAGCTGACCAGAAGGTTGCTGGACTCGACTAG